Proteins from a genomic interval of Desulfovibrio piger:
- a CDS encoding LysE family translocator — protein sequence MVSLENLLLYIPLAALLVMLPGPDFALIVRTSLTEGRSSGQAAACGVALGIMVHTSAAMLGISAVIAQSVTLFTLLRYAGAAYLFWMGIHALRAGREVTAAVVRHGGQEEEVQPVRGLRRRAFRQGFLTNALNPKAVVFFLTMLPQFLDPHAALWPQFLELGGIMAFFCLGWFVLLASLLHRIRRLFARPSFQAWLHRLTGLIFICFAFRLALEKI from the coding sequence ATGGTCTCATTGGAAAACCTGCTCCTCTACATCCCGCTGGCGGCCCTGCTGGTCATGCTGCCCGGCCCGGATTTTGCCCTCATCGTCCGCACGTCCCTGACGGAGGGGCGCAGCTCCGGTCAGGCCGCGGCCTGCGGCGTGGCGCTGGGCATCATGGTCCACACCTCGGCCGCCATGCTGGGCATCAGTGCGGTCATCGCCCAGTCCGTCACCCTGTTCACGCTTTTGCGCTATGCGGGGGCCGCCTATCTGTTCTGGATGGGCATCCATGCCCTGCGGGCCGGGCGTGAGGTCACGGCCGCCGTGGTGCGTCACGGAGGGCAGGAAGAGGAAGTGCAGCCTGTCCGCGGCCTGCGTCGCCGGGCCTTCCGGCAGGGATTTTTGACCAATGCCCTCAACCCCAAGGCCGTGGTCTTTTTCCTGACCATGCTGCCGCAGTTTTTGGACCCGCATGCCGCCCTCTGGCCGCAATTCCTGGAGCTGGGCGGCATCATGGCCTTTTTCTGCCTGGGCTGGTTCGTGCTGCTGGCCAGCCTGCTGCACCGCATCCGCCGCCTGTTCGCCCGGCCGTCCTTCCAGGCCTGGCTGCACCGGCTCACGGGCCTCATCTTCATCTGTTTCGCCTTCCGGCTGGCGCTGGAGAAGATCTAG
- the icd gene encoding NADP-dependent isocitrate dehydrogenase: MSSKRVYWIEGDGIGPEIWRAARPVIDAALAKESDMRIEWVELLAGEKATAETGSPLPEETMNALRTADFAMKGPLGTPVGTGIRSLNVALRQTLDLYACIRPVRHFEGLETPVKHPERVNMVIFRENTEDVYAGIEYAAQTPEAKKLIAFLREEFGVTKIREEAAVGIKPMSEFGSKRLVRRALRFALDTGSKSLTLVHKGNIMKFTEGGFRQWGYDVAAQEFGDLTCTEKEPVEGRLVVKDRIADAMFQEALLRPEQYQILATPNLNGDYISDALAAQVGGLGLAPGVNMSDSLAFYEATHGTAPTIAGQDKANPGSVILCGALMLEQMGVPAAAERIRNAMSKAIAGRAVTVDLAAQVEGARVVGCQEFGEIIGACL; this comes from the coding sequence ATGAGCAGCAAACGAGTTTACTGGATCGAAGGCGACGGCATCGGCCCCGAAATCTGGCGCGCCGCCCGCCCTGTCATCGACGCCGCGCTGGCCAAGGAATCGGACATGCGCATCGAGTGGGTGGAACTGCTGGCCGGTGAAAAGGCCACGGCCGAGACCGGCTCCCCCCTGCCCGAGGAGACCATGAATGCCCTGCGCACCGCCGATTTCGCCATGAAGGGCCCCCTGGGCACCCCCGTGGGCACCGGCATCCGCAGCCTCAACGTGGCCCTGCGCCAGACGCTGGACCTGTACGCCTGCATCCGTCCCGTGCGTCACTTCGAAGGCCTGGAAACGCCGGTCAAGCATCCCGAGCGCGTGAACATGGTCATCTTCCGCGAGAACACCGAAGACGTGTACGCGGGCATCGAATACGCCGCCCAGACCCCGGAAGCCAAGAAGCTCATCGCTTTCCTGCGTGAAGAGTTCGGCGTGACCAAGATCCGCGAGGAAGCCGCCGTGGGCATCAAGCCCATGAGCGAGTTCGGCTCCAAACGCCTGGTGCGCCGCGCCCTGCGCTTTGCCCTGGATACCGGCAGCAAGAGCCTGACCCTGGTGCACAAGGGCAACATCATGAAGTTCACCGAAGGCGGCTTCCGCCAGTGGGGCTATGATGTGGCCGCCCAGGAATTCGGCGACCTGACCTGCACCGAGAAGGAACCCGTGGAAGGCCGTCTGGTGGTCAAGGACCGCATCGCCGACGCCATGTTCCAGGAAGCCCTGCTGCGTCCCGAACAGTACCAGATCCTGGCCACCCCCAACCTCAACGGCGACTACATCTCCGATGCCCTGGCCGCGCAGGTGGGCGGTCTGGGTCTGGCCCCGGGCGTCAACATGTCCGACTCCCTGGCCTTCTATGAGGCCACCCACGGCACCGCTCCCACCATCGCCGGTCAGGACAAGGCCAACCCCGGCAGCGTGATCCTGTGCGGCGCCCTGATGCTGGAACAGATGGGCGTGCCCGCGGCTGCCGAGCGCATCCGCAACGCCATGAGCAAGGCCATTGCCGGCCGCGCCGTCACCGTGGATCTGGCCGCCCAGGTGGAAGGCGCCCGCGTGGTGGGCTGCCAGGAATTCGGCGAGATCATCGGCGCCTGCCTGTAG
- the plsY gene encoding glycerol-3-phosphate 1-O-acyltransferase PlsY — protein MTAFLCIVLGYVLGSAPWGLVIARTFCGIDPRNDGSRNTGATNVARLCGFRWGVLTLACDLGKGALPVALALWLDLSPLLVTCVALACVLGHVFSCFMGFRGGKAVATSIGVFLPLAFFPLLFSCAACVLVIWRSGFVSLGSLTLVTVLPFALLAATKYAWVPLSLCIWALVVWKHKENIARLRAGTEKSWLKSRQK, from the coding sequence ATGACGGCCTTTTTGTGTATCGTTCTGGGTTATGTGCTGGGTTCCGCCCCGTGGGGGCTGGTCATCGCCCGCACCTTCTGCGGCATCGATCCCCGTAACGACGGCAGCCGCAACACCGGCGCCACCAACGTGGCCCGCCTGTGCGGTTTCCGCTGGGGCGTGCTGACCCTGGCCTGTGACCTGGGCAAGGGCGCCCTGCCCGTGGCCCTGGCCCTGTGGCTGGACCTTTCGCCCCTGCTGGTGACCTGCGTGGCCCTGGCCTGCGTGCTGGGCCATGTGTTCTCCTGCTTCATGGGCTTCCGCGGCGGCAAGGCCGTGGCCACCAGCATCGGCGTGTTCCTGCCGCTGGCCTTCTTCCCCCTGCTCTTCTCCTGCGCGGCCTGCGTGCTGGTCATCTGGCGCAGCGGCTTCGTCTCGCTGGGCTCCCTGACCCTGGTCACGGTGCTGCCCTTTGCCCTGCTGGCCGCCACCAAGTACGCCTGGGTGCCCCTGTCGCTGTGCATCTGGGCCCTGGTGGTCTGGAAGCACAAGGAGAACATCGCCCGCCTGCGCGCCGGTACCGAAAAGAGCTGGCTCAAGAGCCGCCAGAAGTAA
- a CDS encoding AsmA family protein, which produces MKRVLCWIGGIVLVLAAVLAIVISQLDTEFISGQISAAVEKATGTPVRFASPPELSLLPPGAKFTAVSWDGVQDGQGMRFTAKGGEAHLELEPLLHGELVIGEVRLDSPSLSLLLPEGKAAAPADAASGNAAGNKPGSEVLLPLELGRLTLSKGSLHVEKGSERYDLRDINLSVENLRNGQDAVLRCDFTYDLLTAGRTLAGTLALDAQAGLFGMAPRVQNLSLTITPSRRGLLPAGLGPVQLQGDASLDTAARQLHLSRLSLSVPHGRVGLTGTLGLDGPAFTGSVLLEGAPRKLASALGVQLKPHAQDALLFKGSVTWEGDTLALSQCKGKLDATPLRAELRLHFRDVLAMEGSLSLGKLQLDEYLPLPESGKDAGTAKGKEGKAVAAADKESATSWPTINMRLAMSSLGWKKMHLRDISLALSGSKGDYRLTSFQGVLESSGRLSAGGRADLRNRKYALDLDAAEVALGPLQESLEKPRSVEGLAALKASCTTSGTGADAMMAALSGSGDLRLRNMHIPALTSLLHSVPGLKGAVSDTFEQVHVPFVLRKGEADLAPMTATSPKLQARGQAHASLPRQHLKGTATITTLGLNIPVNYEGPFDNLSFSLDSKFALDAVKGLGSNLLEGGKKAGSAAGDTARGAGNSIGGAVRDAGGAIRGLLGR; this is translated from the coding sequence ATGAAGCGCGTACTTTGCTGGATCGGAGGTATCGTTCTGGTACTGGCGGCGGTACTGGCCATAGTGATCAGTCAGCTGGATACCGAGTTCATCAGCGGCCAGATCTCGGCCGCGGTGGAAAAAGCCACGGGCACGCCCGTGCGCTTCGCCAGCCCGCCCGAGCTTTCCCTGCTGCCCCCCGGGGCCAAATTCACCGCCGTCAGCTGGGACGGCGTGCAGGACGGGCAGGGCATGCGCTTCACGGCCAAGGGCGGCGAGGCCCATCTGGAGCTGGAACCGCTGCTGCACGGGGAGCTGGTCATCGGCGAAGTCCGTCTGGACAGCCCCTCGCTGAGTCTGCTGCTGCCGGAAGGCAAGGCCGCCGCGCCTGCGGATGCGGCCTCCGGCAATGCCGCCGGCAACAAGCCCGGCAGCGAAGTGCTCCTGCCGCTGGAGCTGGGCCGCCTGACCCTGAGCAAGGGCAGCCTGCATGTGGAGAAGGGCAGCGAGCGCTACGACCTGCGCGACATCAACCTTTCTGTAGAGAACCTGCGCAACGGTCAGGACGCCGTCCTGCGCTGCGATTTCACCTATGATCTGCTCACCGCCGGGCGCACGCTGGCCGGGACCCTGGCCCTGGATGCCCAGGCCGGGCTCTTCGGCATGGCCCCGCGTGTGCAGAACCTTTCCCTGACCATCACACCTTCCCGCCGGGGCCTCCTGCCCGCGGGCCTCGGGCCCGTGCAATTGCAGGGCGATGCCTCGCTGGATACGGCGGCCCGGCAGCTGCATCTGTCCCGCCTGAGCCTTTCCGTGCCGCACGGCCGCGTGGGCCTCACCGGTACGCTGGGTCTGGACGGCCCGGCCTTCACGGGCTCCGTCCTGCTGGAAGGCGCACCGCGCAAGCTGGCCTCGGCCCTGGGCGTGCAGCTCAAGCCCCATGCGCAGGACGCCCTGCTGTTCAAGGGCTCCGTGACCTGGGAAGGCGACACGCTGGCGCTTTCCCAGTGCAAGGGCAAGCTGGACGCCACGCCCCTGCGGGCGGAACTGCGCCTGCACTTCCGGGACGTGCTCGCCATGGAAGGCTCCCTGAGCCTGGGCAAGCTGCAACTGGACGAATATCTGCCCCTGCCCGAAAGCGGCAAGGACGCGGGAACGGCCAAGGGCAAGGAAGGCAAGGCCGTGGCGGCCGCGGACAAGGAAAGCGCCACCAGCTGGCCCACCATCAACATGCGCCTGGCCATGTCGTCCCTGGGCTGGAAGAAGATGCATCTGCGTGACATCTCCCTGGCTCTGAGCGGCAGCAAGGGCGATTACCGCCTGACCTCCTTCCAGGGCGTGCTGGAAAGCAGCGGCCGCCTGTCCGCCGGCGGCCGTGCCGACCTCCGGAACCGCAAGTATGCGCTGGATCTGGATGCGGCCGAAGTGGCCCTGGGCCCCCTGCAGGAATCCCTGGAAAAGCCCCGCTCCGTGGAAGGTCTGGCGGCCCTCAAGGCCTCCTGCACCACGAGCGGCACAGGCGCCGACGCCATGATGGCCGCCCTTTCCGGTTCGGGCGACCTGCGGCTGCGCAACATGCATATCCCGGCCCTGACCTCCCTGCTGCATTCGGTGCCCGGCCTCAAGGGCGCTGTTTCCGATACCTTCGAGCAGGTGCATGTGCCCTTCGTGCTGCGCAAGGGCGAAGCCGACCTGGCGCCCATGACGGCCACCTCGCCCAAGCTCCAGGCCAGGGGCCAGGCCCACGCCAGCCTGCCGCGCCAGCACCTCAAGGGCACGGCCACCATCACCACGCTGGGCCTGAACATCCCCGTGAACTACGAAGGGCCTTTCGACAACCTTTCGTTCTCGCTGGATTCCAAGTTCGCGCTGGACGCGGTCAAGGGCCTCGGCAGCAATCTGCTGGAAGGCGGCAAGAAGGCAGGCAGCGCGGCCGGTGATACGGCCCGCGGCGCGGGCAACAGCATCGGCGGTGCCGTGCGTGACGCCGGCGGCGCCATCCGGGGGCTGTTGGGCCGTTAG
- a CDS encoding triose-phosphate isomerase: MSSIIHQTGSVRPLSLQEREQPQLYRELFPYTSICRTTFDEVLLAPRPAEQMRITDTTFRDGQQARPPYTVKQVAKIFDFLHRMGGKTGLITASEFFLYSAKDRKCIDVCRARGYRFPRVTSWIRANKEDLKLARDMEFDETGMLTSVSDYHIYLKLGKTRQQAMDMYLDLARQALEWGIIPRCHFEDVTRADTYGFCLPFAQKLMELSQQSGMPVKIRLCDTMGYGVPYPGAALPRSVQRIVRAFTDEAGVPGEWLEWHGHNDFHKVLVNGVTAWLNGCGAVNSTLFGFGERTGNTPLEALIIEYISLTGDDAAADTTILSEVAEFFEKELHYNIPYNYPFVGRDFNATSAGVHADGLAKNEEIYNIFDTKHLLGRPVPIIITDKTGRAGVAYWINVNLKLPEGKQICKKHPAVGKIYEAIVAIYDTGRTTHLSHDEMAALVQRYMPELFETEFDHMEELADELAAHLIARLARNEDLRDFGKHACARLDSFSREYPFIQYLYLTDTKGSLKCAAITDPAYREKYEALPIGFDFSQREWFRMPMQTGDMHIMDVYQSQFTGKLVITVSCPVTDDDDNIVGVIGVDIQLEQLLKRSQALQQEARAAED; encoded by the coding sequence ATGAGCAGCATCATCCATCAGACGGGCAGCGTTCGCCCGCTTTCGCTTCAGGAACGGGAACAGCCCCAGCTGTACCGCGAGCTTTTTCCTTACACCAGCATCTGTCGCACGACTTTCGACGAGGTGCTCCTTGCCCCGCGTCCTGCCGAACAGATGCGCATCACGGACACCACCTTCCGTGACGGCCAGCAGGCCCGGCCGCCGTATACGGTCAAGCAGGTGGCCAAGATATTCGACTTCCTGCACCGCATGGGCGGCAAGACGGGCCTCATCACGGCGTCGGAGTTCTTCCTGTACTCGGCCAAGGACCGCAAGTGCATCGACGTCTGCCGGGCGCGCGGCTACCGCTTCCCGCGCGTGACTTCCTGGATCCGCGCCAACAAGGAAGACCTCAAGCTGGCCCGGGACATGGAGTTCGACGAGACCGGCATGCTGACCAGCGTGTCGGACTACCATATCTATCTCAAGCTGGGGAAGACCCGCCAGCAGGCCATGGACATGTATCTTGACCTGGCCCGGCAGGCCCTGGAATGGGGCATCATCCCGCGCTGCCATTTCGAGGACGTGACCCGCGCCGACACCTACGGCTTCTGCCTGCCCTTTGCCCAGAAACTCATGGAGCTGAGCCAGCAGAGCGGCATGCCGGTCAAGATCCGCCTGTGCGACACCATGGGCTACGGCGTGCCCTATCCCGGCGCGGCCCTGCCCCGCTCGGTGCAGCGCATCGTGCGTGCCTTCACCGACGAGGCCGGTGTGCCCGGCGAATGGCTGGAATGGCACGGCCACAACGACTTCCACAAGGTGCTGGTCAACGGCGTCACGGCCTGGCTCAACGGCTGCGGCGCGGTCAACAGCACGCTGTTCGGCTTTGGCGAGCGCACGGGCAACACGCCGCTGGAAGCCCTGATCATCGAGTACATCTCGCTCACCGGTGACGATGCCGCCGCCGACACCACCATCCTGAGCGAGGTGGCCGAGTTCTTCGAAAAAGAACTGCACTACAACATCCCCTACAACTATCCCTTCGTGGGCCGCGACTTCAACGCCACCAGCGCCGGTGTGCATGCCGACGGTCTGGCCAAGAACGAAGAGATCTACAACATCTTCGACACCAAGCATCTGCTGGGCCGTCCCGTGCCCATCATCATCACCGACAAGACCGGCCGTGCCGGGGTGGCCTACTGGATCAACGTCAATCTCAAGCTGCCCGAAGGCAAGCAGATCTGCAAGAAGCACCCCGCCGTGGGCAAGATCTACGAGGCCATCGTGGCCATCTACGACACCGGCCGCACCACGCACCTTTCGCACGACGAGATGGCGGCCCTGGTGCAGCGCTACATGCCGGAGCTGTTCGAGACCGAGTTCGACCACATGGAGGAACTGGCCGACGAGCTGGCCGCCCACCTCATCGCCCGTCTGGCGCGGAACGAGGACCTGCGGGACTTCGGCAAGCATGCCTGCGCCCGCCTGGACAGCTTCTCGCGCGAGTACCCCTTCATCCAGTACCTCTACCTCACGGATACCAAGGGCAGCCTCAAGTGCGCGGCCATCACCGACCCCGCCTACCGTGAAAAGTACGAGGCCCTGCCCATCGGCTTCGACTTCTCGCAGCGCGAATGGTTCAGGATGCCCATGCAGACCGGCGACATGCACATCATGGACGTGTACCAGTCCCAGTTCACGGGCAAGCTGGTCATCACCGTGTCCTGCCCGGTGACGGACGATGACGACAACATCGTGGGCGTCATCGGTGTGGACATCCAGCTTGAGCAGCTGCTCAAGCGCTCGCAGGCCCTGCAGCAGGAAGCCCGCGCAGCCGAAGACTAG
- a CDS encoding ribonuclease catalytic domain-containing protein, whose translation MSVCVQYPSAGCIVEYLEGNAIQIALVTEESGGKLRLLLPNRRETRLTTSRLLPWAGPALGSVPGKDESARVLEQHRARREELAAALPVLELWEMSQGEVPEASAQWFAELAGQAGDADSVAACGRALLACKSHFRFQPPVFQIFSAEMVEKRLKEQQERAAREALVLGGNSFFRLLWDVACKKRALPPQPGEDTRGISEWPAPEVAERLKQILFARMADPESQEYDELWRMLSKGLPDVPHLPVQLLMAWEQVPAHYNFWYDRAGYAPGDDWWQPLAPAVEALQRAAREVELPVCDLPFISIDSATTRDVDDAFHILPTDDGGFDLTLALACPAACWPFGEALDKAVFRRGTSIYLPEGDSHMMPEALGTDAFSLLAGQDRPAFCVRTRISAAGEILSCEPWAARVRLAANLTYDDTQAVLDALAAGEAPQADNPAAPWATMLACGNDFARVWQKARIARGAVIMDRPEPSIVLEGEGAQTRVSIEPGHETPDSQPLVAEMMILASAAVAQWAAEREIPMLHRTQDVALPREYAGVWKEPQDMTRIMRALIPSSLEVQARPHAALGLARYTPMTSPLRRYPDLINEAQLLHWLTHGTPRWDGEALSTLLVSLNAVLDAAGQVQRFRPRYWKLLYFRQQGDKVWWDGVVTEENDMFVNVSLPAQGMYVRGKRRMFDERTCPGMAVQVRIGRVHPLYNEIQILEAVSMDG comes from the coding sequence ATGTCGGTTTGTGTGCAGTACCCCTCGGCGGGCTGCATTGTGGAATATCTTGAAGGCAATGCCATCCAGATCGCGCTGGTCACCGAAGAATCTGGCGGCAAACTGCGTCTTTTGCTGCCCAACCGGCGCGAGACGCGTCTCACCACGTCGCGCCTGCTGCCCTGGGCCGGGCCCGCGCTGGGCTCCGTGCCCGGCAAGGACGAGTCCGCCCGCGTGCTGGAGCAGCACCGCGCCCGCCGCGAAGAACTGGCCGCGGCCCTGCCCGTGCTGGAACTGTGGGAAATGAGCCAGGGCGAGGTGCCGGAAGCCTCGGCCCAGTGGTTCGCCGAACTGGCCGGTCAGGCCGGGGACGCCGACAGCGTCGCCGCCTGCGGGCGGGCCCTGCTGGCCTGCAAGAGCCACTTCCGCTTCCAGCCTCCCGTCTTCCAGATCTTTTCCGCCGAGATGGTGGAAAAGCGCCTCAAGGAACAGCAGGAACGCGCCGCCCGCGAGGCCCTGGTGCTGGGCGGCAACAGCTTTTTCCGCCTGCTCTGGGACGTGGCCTGCAAAAAACGCGCGCTGCCGCCCCAGCCCGGCGAGGACACCCGGGGCATCTCCGAATGGCCGGCCCCCGAAGTGGCCGAACGTCTGAAGCAGATCCTGTTCGCCCGCATGGCCGACCCCGAGAGCCAGGAATACGACGAACTGTGGCGCATGCTCTCCAAGGGCCTGCCCGACGTGCCGCACCTGCCCGTACAGCTGCTCATGGCCTGGGAACAGGTGCCCGCCCATTACAATTTCTGGTATGACCGCGCGGGCTACGCCCCCGGCGACGACTGGTGGCAGCCTCTGGCCCCGGCCGTGGAGGCCCTGCAGCGGGCTGCCCGTGAGGTGGAGCTGCCCGTCTGCGACCTGCCCTTCATCAGTATCGACAGCGCCACCACCCGCGACGTGGACGACGCGTTCCACATCCTGCCCACGGACGACGGCGGCTTCGACCTGACCCTGGCCCTGGCCTGCCCGGCCGCCTGCTGGCCTTTCGGCGAGGCCCTGGACAAGGCCGTGTTCCGTCGCGGCACCAGCATCTACCTGCCCGAGGGCGACAGCCACATGATGCCCGAAGCCCTGGGCACGGACGCCTTTTCCCTGCTGGCCGGTCAGGATCGCCCGGCCTTCTGTGTGCGGACGCGCATCTCGGCCGCGGGCGAGATCCTTTCCTGCGAGCCCTGGGCCGCACGGGTGCGCCTGGCCGCCAACCTGACCTATGACGACACCCAGGCCGTCCTCGACGCCCTGGCCGCCGGTGAGGCCCCGCAGGCGGACAACCCCGCCGCGCCCTGGGCCACCATGCTGGCCTGCGGCAACGACTTCGCCCGCGTCTGGCAAAAGGCCCGCATCGCGCGCGGGGCCGTCATCATGGACCGGCCCGAACCGTCCATCGTGCTGGAAGGCGAAGGCGCGCAGACGCGCGTGTCCATCGAGCCCGGCCACGAGACCCCGGACTCCCAGCCGCTGGTGGCCGAGATGATGATCCTGGCCAGCGCCGCCGTGGCCCAGTGGGCCGCGGAACGCGAGATCCCCATGCTGCACCGCACCCAGGACGTGGCCCTGCCCAGGGAATACGCCGGCGTCTGGAAGGAGCCCCAGGACATGACGCGCATCATGCGCGCCCTGATCCCCTCCAGCCTCGAAGTGCAGGCCCGGCCGCACGCCGCCCTGGGCCTGGCGCGCTACACGCCCATGACCTCGCCCCTGCGCCGCTATCCCGACCTCATCAACGAGGCCCAGCTGCTGCACTGGCTCACCCACGGCACGCCCCGCTGGGATGGCGAGGCCCTGTCCACCCTGCTGGTCAGCCTCAATGCCGTGCTGGATGCCGCCGGGCAGGTGCAGCGCTTCCGCCCGCGCTACTGGAAGCTGCTCTACTTCCGCCAGCAGGGCGACAAGGTCTGGTGGGACGGCGTGGTCACCGAAGAAAACGACATGTTCGTCAACGTGAGCCTGCCCGCACAGGGCATGTACGTGCGCGGCAAACGCCGCATGTTCGACGAACGTACCTGCCCCGGCATGGCCGTGCAGGTGCGCATCGGCCGCGTGCACCCGCTGTACAACGAGATCCAGATCCTCGAAGCCGTCAGCATGGACGGCTGA
- a CDS encoding type IIL restriction-modification enzyme MmeI, whose translation MREGLLALLLIPQVFIAKEPASKEYFKKWIGSDEFINGKKRYCLWLGDCEPADLKNMPECLKRVEAVRKYRLASKSRPTRKLADKPRRFHVENMPKEDYIVIPKVSFESRYYIPIGLLSANTISSDLLFIIQSKSLYDFGILTSAVHNCWMRSIAGRLKSDYRYSKEIVYNNFPWPEANKKQQEKIAKLAQAVLDARKQFPGSSLADLYDPRTMPPVLLEAHQNLDRGVMRLYGFSARMTDSAIVAKLFELYQNIVMK comes from the coding sequence TTGCGGGAAGGGCTCCTTGCGTTGCTGTTGATCCCGCAAGTTTTTATTGCTAAAGAGCCTGCGTCTAAAGAATATTTTAAAAAATGGATAGGCTCTGATGAATTTATTAATGGGAAAAAACGTTACTGTTTGTGGCTTGGAGATTGTGAACCAGCTGATTTGAAAAATATGCCTGAATGTCTCAAGCGGGTTGAAGCTGTACGGAAGTATCGCCTTGCAAGTAAGAGTAGGCCAACACGAAAACTTGCGGACAAGCCGCGACGTTTTCATGTAGAAAATATGCCAAAAGAAGACTATATTGTTATTCCTAAGGTCTCATTTGAGAGTAGATACTATATCCCAATTGGACTTCTTTCGGCGAATACAATATCAAGTGATTTGTTATTTATTATTCAAAGTAAATCACTATATGACTTCGGTATTTTAACGTCTGCCGTGCATAATTGTTGGATGCGAAGCATCGCTGGTCGTTTGAAAAGCGACTATCGTTATTCTAAAGAGATTGTATACAATAATTTCCCCTGGCCGGAAGCGAATAAGAAACAGCAGGAAAAAATAGCCAAACTGGCCCAGGCTGTACTTGATGCCCGTAAGCAATTCCCCGGTAGTTCCCTCGCAGATCTTTATGATCCACGAACTATGCCTCCCGTGCTACTCGAAGCCCATCAGAATTTGGATAGAGGGGTCATGCGACTGTATGGATTCTCTGCCCGTATGACTGACTCTGCTATTGTAGCGAAACTTTTTGAACTATATCAAAATATTGTAATGAAATAA
- a CDS encoding 30S ribosomal protein S1: MADKETGHENEMSFESALENYLNPDFGDLEEGSITKGEIVRVDDDNVLVDVNFKSEGQIPASEFRDAAGNMTVSVGDRVDVYVVRKNEMEGTITLSFEKAKRMQVFDQLEDVQENNRVIKGHIVRRIKGGYTVDIGGVEAFLPGSHVDLRPVPDMDALVNQEFEFRVLKINRRRSNVIVSRRVLLEEERDSKRQDLLRTLEEGQIVHGKAKNITEYGVFVDLGGLDGLLHITDMSWKRIRHPKEMITMGQDLTLKVLSFDRENNKVSLGLKQLVPDPWQDISARFPEGAKCTGKVTNLVDYGAFVELEPGVEGLVHISEMSWTRKLRHPSQMVHTGDEVEVVILGVDGEKKRISLGMKQVRPNPWELVAEKYPEGTILEGVIKNITEFGMFIGIEDGIDGLIHVSDISWTKKVRHPNEIYKVGDTVQAKVLTVDQENEKFTLGIKQLVDDPWGHVPSTYPVGCTVKGVVTNITDFGLFVEVEEGIEGLVHVSELSSKKIKSPAELYKEGQEIQAKVIHVSAEERRLGLSIKQIKDDEDRRKPKEFHAGPQEAGQSLGDLLKAAQENN, from the coding sequence ATGGCAGACAAGGAAACCGGGCACGAAAACGAAATGAGTTTCGAAAGCGCCCTTGAAAACTATCTCAATCCCGACTTCGGCGACCTCGAAGAAGGCTCTATCACCAAGGGCGAGATCGTTCGCGTGGATGACGACAATGTTCTGGTGGACGTGAACTTCAAGTCCGAAGGCCAGATCCCGGCCAGCGAGTTCCGTGACGCCGCCGGCAACATGACCGTCAGCGTGGGCGACCGTGTGGATGTCTACGTCGTTCGCAAGAACGAAATGGAAGGCACCATCACGCTGTCCTTTGAGAAGGCCAAGCGCATGCAGGTCTTTGACCAGCTCGAAGACGTGCAGGAAAACAACCGGGTCATCAAGGGCCACATCGTGCGTCGCATCAAGGGCGGCTACACCGTGGACATCGGCGGGGTTGAAGCTTTTCTGCCTGGCTCGCATGTGGACCTGCGTCCCGTGCCCGACATGGACGCTCTGGTCAACCAGGAATTCGAATTCCGCGTGCTGAAGATCAACCGCCGCCGCAGCAACGTGATCGTTTCCCGCCGCGTGCTGCTGGAAGAAGAGCGTGATTCCAAGCGTCAGGATCTGCTGCGCACCCTGGAAGAAGGCCAGATCGTGCACGGCAAGGCCAAGAACATCACCGAATACGGCGTGTTCGTGGACCTGGGCGGTCTGGACGGCCTGCTGCACATCACCGACATGAGCTGGAAGCGCATCCGCCATCCCAAGGAAATGATCACCATGGGTCAGGACCTGACCCTGAAGGTGCTCTCCTTCGACCGCGAGAACAACAAGGTCTCCCTGGGCCTCAAGCAGCTGGTGCCCGATCCGTGGCAGGACATCTCCGCCCGCTTCCCCGAAGGTGCCAAGTGCACCGGCAAGGTCACCAACCTGGTGGACTACGGTGCGTTCGTGGAACTGGAACCCGGCGTGGAAGGCCTGGTGCACATCTCCGAAATGTCCTGGACCCGCAAGCTGCGTCATCCTTCCCAGATGGTGCACACCGGTGACGAAGTCGAAGTCGTCATCCTGGGTGTGGACGGCGAGAAGAAGCGCATCAGCCTGGGCATGAAGCAGGTTCGTCCCAATCCCTGGGAACTGGTGGCCGAAAAGTATCCTGAAGGCACCATCCTCGAAGGCGTCATCAAGAACATCACCGAATTCGGTATGTTCATCGGTATCGAAGACGGCATCGACGGCCTCATCCACGTGTCCGACATCAGCTGGACCAAGAAGGTGCGTCATCCCAACGAGATCTACAAGGTGGGCGACACCGTGCAGGCCAAGGTGCTGACCGTTGACCAGGAAAACGAAAAGTTCACCCTGGGCATCAAGCAGCTGGTCGATGATCCGTGGGGCCACGTGCCCAGCACCTACCCCGTGGGCTGCACCGTGAAGGGCGTGGTGACCAACATCACCGACTTCGGTCTGTTCGTGGAAGTGGAAGAAGGCATCGAAGGTCTGGTGCACGTTTCCGAACTTTCCAGCAAGAAGATCAAGAGCCCTGCCGAGCTCTACAAGGAAGGTCAGGAAATCCAGGCCAAGGTCATCCACGTGAGCGCCGAAGAACGCCGCCTGGGTCTGTCCATCAAGCAGATCAAGGACGACGAAGACCGCCGCAAGCCCAAAGAATTCCACGCTGGTCCCCAGGAAGCCGGTCAGAGCCTCGGCGACCTGCTGAAGGCCGCTCAGGAAAACAACTAG